The following proteins are encoded in a genomic region of Ostrinia nubilalis chromosome 1, ilOstNubi1.1, whole genome shotgun sequence:
- the LOC135076260 gene encoding putative nuclease HARBI1 yields the protein MAFSLSSSSSDSSNSDEDLTLVSSSSEEELPRRSRSLIRRVNYMQSLDDAEFTFRFRLTKPAVEFLLAEIMPFVRVTSTRNFGISPLHQLLMSLRFYALGTMLISVADFVGVSIATACRIVRDISSAVSRLYDRYIFMHQNSAANFYTIAGFPRVLGAIDCTHVRIQSPCHLIGEEFRNRKGYFSLNVQAVCDADLRLMNVVARWPGSAHDATIFNNSMLKAQCDSGEFGNRWLLGDSAYPNTPYLLTPLLNPSTVGDHRYNEAHIKTRNTIERTFGVWKRRFPVISLTLRLSLPNIQAVVIATAVLHNICRNMNLEDVPSEIEMPAEDNIEERWPEELNISQRADLINNFFS from the exons ATGGCGTTCTCACTGTCCAGCAGCAGCAGTGACAGCAGTAACAGCGATGAAGACCTCACGCTCGTCTCGAGTTCAAGCGAGGAAGAACTGCCAAGACGCTCACGCAGTTTAATCAGAAGAGTCAATTACATGCAGAGCTTGGACGACGCGGAATTCACATTTCGATTTAGGTTAACGAAACCTGCGGTGGAGTTCCTGCTGGCTGAAATAATGCCATTTGTACGAGTGACCTCGACGAG AAATTTCGGAATCTCCCCACTGCATCAGCTACTGATGTCTTTGCGCTTCTACGCGCTAGGCACAATGCTGATATCAGTAGCTGACTTTGTGGGAGTATCAATTGCTACAGCATGCAGAATAGTGCGCGACATCTCGTCAGCGGTCTCGAGGCTTTATGATAGATATATTTTTATGCACCAGAACAGCGCTGCAAATTTTTACACGATTGCTGGGTTTCCTCGCGTGCTAGGTGCAATAGACTGCACACATGTACGCATACAATCGCCTT gtcaTCTGATAGGTGAAGAATTTAGAAACCGGAAAGGTTATTTTTCCCTCAATGTACAAGCCGTTTGTGATGCGGATTTACGCCTAATGAATGTTGTTGCTCGGTGGCCAGGGTCTGCACATGATGCCACCATATTTAACAACTCCATGCTAAAGG cTCAATGTGACTCCGGAGAATTTGGAAACCGGTGGTTGCTTGGCGACAGCGCTTATCCCAACACTCCATATTTACTGACTCCTCTTTTGAACCCCAGTACAGTGGGTGATCATCGATACAATGAAGCTCATATTAAAACAAGGAACACAATTGAAcg AACATTTGGAGTTTGGAAACGCCGGTTTCCAGTAATCAGCTTAACATTGCGACTATCACTGCCTAATATCCAAGCAGTAGTCATAGCGACAGCTGTACTGCACAACATCTGCAGGAACATGAATTTAGAAGATGTTCCCTCAGAAATTGAGATGCCAGCTGAGGATAATATCGAGGAAAGATGGCCTGAAGAATTAAATATTAGTCAAAGGGCTGACTtgattaataatttttttagttag